The Pleuronectes platessa chromosome 13, fPlePla1.1, whole genome shotgun sequence genome includes a window with the following:
- the LOC128455108 gene encoding cAMP-specific 3',5'-cyclic phosphodiesterase 4B isoform X2, whose protein sequence is MGQSCGCTCFRRSPAANQPSVTKVCLSDESYQKLAMETMEELDWCLDQLETIQTYRSVSDMASNKFKRMLNRELSHLSEMSRSGNQVSEYISNTFLDKQNELELPCPVPKSRERKRRQGQQQQQQQGGMMTHISGVRKVSHTPSISGSSCNRFGVKTDQEELLSKDLEDINRWGLNIFKVAEHSHNRPLTCVMYTIFQERDLMRTFHIPKDTFVTFMLTLEDHYHSDVAYHNSLHAADVAQSTHILLSTPALDAVFTDLEILAAIFAAAIHDVDHPGVSNQFLINTNSELALMYNDESVLENHHLAVGFKLLQEDNCDIFQNLTKKQRQTLRRMVIDMVLATDMSKHMSLLADLKTMVETKKVTSSGVLLLDNYTDRMQVLRNMVHCADLSNPTKPLELYRQWTDRIMDEFFHQGDRERERGMEISPMCDKHTASVERTQVGFIDYIVHPLWETWADLVHPDAQDILDVLEDNRNWYQSMIPESPSPPFYTEGSPDGEGEGGPVMSKFQFELTLEDEDEQVGDVEAGMMETTDGHDNLTLQSHPSDEDGAPPAET, encoded by the exons GCCGTCTGTCACCAAAGTCTGTCTGTCAG ATGAGTCCTACCAGAAGCTGGCTATGGAGACAATGGAGGAGCTGGACTGGTGTCTGGACCAGTTGGAGACCATCCAGACCTACCGCTCTGTCAGTGACATGGCCTCCAACAAG TTCAAAAGGATGCTGAACCGGGAGCTAAGTCACCTGTCTGAGATGAGTCGCTCTGGCAACCAAGTGTCCGAGTACATCTCCAACACCTTCCTAG aCAAGCAAAATGAGTTGGAGCTTCCATGTCCAGTACCAAAGTCCAGGGAGAGGAAGCGGAGGCagggtcagcagcagcagcagcagcagggcgggATGATGACTCACATCAGCGGGGTGAGGAAGGTCAGCCACACGCCCAGCATCTCGGGGAGCAGCTGCAATCGCTTCGGGGTCAAGACAGACCAGGAGGAGTTGCTGTCCAAG GACCTGGAAGACATCAACAGATGGGGGCTGAATATCTTCAAAGTGGCCGAGCACTCCCACAACCGACCCCTCACATGCGTCATGTACACCATCTTTCAG GAGCGGGATCTGATGAGGACGTTCCATATTCCAAAGGACACCTTTGTGACTTTCATGCTGACCCTGGAGGACCACTATCACTCCGACGTGGCGTACCACAACAGCCTGCACGCCGCCGACGTGGCCCAGTCCACGCACATCCTCCTGTCCACCCCTGCACTGGAT GCCGTCTTCACTGACCTGGAGATCCTCGCAGCCATTTTTGCCGCGGCCATTCACGACGTGGACCACCCTGGTGTGTCCAACCAGTTCCTCATCAACACCA ACTCTGAGCTGGCTCTGATGTACAACGATGAGTCAGTGCTGGAGAACCACCACTTGGCCGTGGGCttcaagctgctgcaggaagacaACTGTGACATCTTCCAGAACCTCACCAAGAAGCAGAGGCAGACGCTGCGGAGAATGGTCATAGACATG GTGTTGGCGACCGACATGTCCAAACACATGAGCCTGCTGGCCGATCTGAAGACAATGGTGGAGACCAAGAAGGTGACGAGCTCCGGAGTCCTGCTGCTGGACAACTACACAGACAGGATGCAG gTTCTGAGGAACATGGTTCACTGTGCCGACCTGAGCAACCCGACCAAACCTCTGGAGCTGTACCGCCAGTGGACGGACAGGATCATGGACGAGTTCTTCcaccagggagacagagagagggagcgcgGGATGGAGATCAGCCCGAtgtgtgacaaacacacagcctCAGTGGAGAGAACACAG GTGGGCTTCATCGACTACATCGTCCACCCTCTGTGGGAGACGTGGGCCGACCTGGTCCACCCGGACGCCCAGGACATCCTTGACGTGCTTGAGGACAACAGGAACTGGTACCAAAGCATGATCCCCGAaagcccctcccctcccttctaCACAGAGGGGAGCCCAgacggggagggggaggggggacccGTGATGAGTAAATTTCAGTTTGAGCTGACgctggaggacgaggacgagcagGTGGGAGACGTGGAGGCCGGGATGATGGAGACCACCGACGGACATGATAATCTGACACTCCAGAGCCATCCCTCCGATGAGGATGGGGCCCCCCCGGCGGAAACCTAG
- the LOC128455108 gene encoding cAMP-specific 3',5'-cyclic phosphodiesterase 4B isoform X3, with protein METMEELDWCLDQLETIQTYRSVSDMASNKFKRMLNRELSHLSEMSRSGNQVSEYISNTFLDKQNELELPCPVPKSRERKRRQGQQQQQQQGGMMTHISGVRKVSHTPSISGSSCNRFGVKTDQEELLSKDLEDINRWGLNIFKVAEHSHNRPLTCVMYTIFQERDLMRTFHIPKDTFVTFMLTLEDHYHSDVAYHNSLHAADVAQSTHILLSTPALDAVFTDLEILAAIFAAAIHDVDHPGVSNQFLINTNSELALMYNDESVLENHHLAVGFKLLQEDNCDIFQNLTKKQRQTLRRMVIDMVLATDMSKHMSLLADLKTMVETKKVTSSGVLLLDNYTDRMQVLRNMVHCADLSNPTKPLELYRQWTDRIMDEFFHQGDRERERGMEISPMCDKHTASVERTQVGFIDYIVHPLWETWADLVHPDAQDILDVLEDNRNWYQSMIPESPSPPFYTEGSPDGEGEGGPVMSKFQFELTLEDEDEQVGDVEAGMMETTDGHDNLTLQSHPSDEDGAPPAET; from the exons ATGGAGACAATGGAGGAGCTGGACTGGTGTCTGGACCAGTTGGAGACCATCCAGACCTACCGCTCTGTCAGTGACATGGCCTCCAACAAG TTCAAAAGGATGCTGAACCGGGAGCTAAGTCACCTGTCTGAGATGAGTCGCTCTGGCAACCAAGTGTCCGAGTACATCTCCAACACCTTCCTAG aCAAGCAAAATGAGTTGGAGCTTCCATGTCCAGTACCAAAGTCCAGGGAGAGGAAGCGGAGGCagggtcagcagcagcagcagcagcagggcgggATGATGACTCACATCAGCGGGGTGAGGAAGGTCAGCCACACGCCCAGCATCTCGGGGAGCAGCTGCAATCGCTTCGGGGTCAAGACAGACCAGGAGGAGTTGCTGTCCAAG GACCTGGAAGACATCAACAGATGGGGGCTGAATATCTTCAAAGTGGCCGAGCACTCCCACAACCGACCCCTCACATGCGTCATGTACACCATCTTTCAG GAGCGGGATCTGATGAGGACGTTCCATATTCCAAAGGACACCTTTGTGACTTTCATGCTGACCCTGGAGGACCACTATCACTCCGACGTGGCGTACCACAACAGCCTGCACGCCGCCGACGTGGCCCAGTCCACGCACATCCTCCTGTCCACCCCTGCACTGGAT GCCGTCTTCACTGACCTGGAGATCCTCGCAGCCATTTTTGCCGCGGCCATTCACGACGTGGACCACCCTGGTGTGTCCAACCAGTTCCTCATCAACACCA ACTCTGAGCTGGCTCTGATGTACAACGATGAGTCAGTGCTGGAGAACCACCACTTGGCCGTGGGCttcaagctgctgcaggaagacaACTGTGACATCTTCCAGAACCTCACCAAGAAGCAGAGGCAGACGCTGCGGAGAATGGTCATAGACATG GTGTTGGCGACCGACATGTCCAAACACATGAGCCTGCTGGCCGATCTGAAGACAATGGTGGAGACCAAGAAGGTGACGAGCTCCGGAGTCCTGCTGCTGGACAACTACACAGACAGGATGCAG gTTCTGAGGAACATGGTTCACTGTGCCGACCTGAGCAACCCGACCAAACCTCTGGAGCTGTACCGCCAGTGGACGGACAGGATCATGGACGAGTTCTTCcaccagggagacagagagagggagcgcgGGATGGAGATCAGCCCGAtgtgtgacaaacacacagcctCAGTGGAGAGAACACAG GTGGGCTTCATCGACTACATCGTCCACCCTCTGTGGGAGACGTGGGCCGACCTGGTCCACCCGGACGCCCAGGACATCCTTGACGTGCTTGAGGACAACAGGAACTGGTACCAAAGCATGATCCCCGAaagcccctcccctcccttctaCACAGAGGGGAGCCCAgacggggagggggaggggggacccGTGATGAGTAAATTTCAGTTTGAGCTGACgctggaggacgaggacgagcagGTGGGAGACGTGGAGGCCGGGATGATGGAGACCACCGACGGACATGATAATCTGACACTCCAGAGCCATCCCTCCGATGAGGATGGGGCCCCCCCGGCGGAAACCTAG
- the LOC128455108 gene encoding cAMP-specific 3',5'-cyclic phosphodiesterase 4B isoform X4, giving the protein MGLCCSEKEKINFGMHTGWKKFKRMLNRELSHLSEMSRSGNQVSEYISNTFLDKQNELELPCPVPKSRERKRRQGQQQQQQQGGMMTHISGVRKVSHTPSISGSSCNRFGVKTDQEELLSKDLEDINRWGLNIFKVAEHSHNRPLTCVMYTIFQERDLMRTFHIPKDTFVTFMLTLEDHYHSDVAYHNSLHAADVAQSTHILLSTPALDAVFTDLEILAAIFAAAIHDVDHPGVSNQFLINTNSELALMYNDESVLENHHLAVGFKLLQEDNCDIFQNLTKKQRQTLRRMVIDMVLATDMSKHMSLLADLKTMVETKKVTSSGVLLLDNYTDRMQVLRNMVHCADLSNPTKPLELYRQWTDRIMDEFFHQGDRERERGMEISPMCDKHTASVERTQVGFIDYIVHPLWETWADLVHPDAQDILDVLEDNRNWYQSMIPESPSPPFYTEGSPDGEGEGGPVMSKFQFELTLEDEDEQVGDVEAGMMETTDGHDNLTLQSHPSDEDGAPPAET; this is encoded by the exons ATGGGACTATGTTGTTCTGAAAAGGAGAAGATAAACTTTGGGATGCATACCGGTTGGAAAAAG TTCAAAAGGATGCTGAACCGGGAGCTAAGTCACCTGTCTGAGATGAGTCGCTCTGGCAACCAAGTGTCCGAGTACATCTCCAACACCTTCCTAG aCAAGCAAAATGAGTTGGAGCTTCCATGTCCAGTACCAAAGTCCAGGGAGAGGAAGCGGAGGCagggtcagcagcagcagcagcagcagggcgggATGATGACTCACATCAGCGGGGTGAGGAAGGTCAGCCACACGCCCAGCATCTCGGGGAGCAGCTGCAATCGCTTCGGGGTCAAGACAGACCAGGAGGAGTTGCTGTCCAAG GACCTGGAAGACATCAACAGATGGGGGCTGAATATCTTCAAAGTGGCCGAGCACTCCCACAACCGACCCCTCACATGCGTCATGTACACCATCTTTCAG GAGCGGGATCTGATGAGGACGTTCCATATTCCAAAGGACACCTTTGTGACTTTCATGCTGACCCTGGAGGACCACTATCACTCCGACGTGGCGTACCACAACAGCCTGCACGCCGCCGACGTGGCCCAGTCCACGCACATCCTCCTGTCCACCCCTGCACTGGAT GCCGTCTTCACTGACCTGGAGATCCTCGCAGCCATTTTTGCCGCGGCCATTCACGACGTGGACCACCCTGGTGTGTCCAACCAGTTCCTCATCAACACCA ACTCTGAGCTGGCTCTGATGTACAACGATGAGTCAGTGCTGGAGAACCACCACTTGGCCGTGGGCttcaagctgctgcaggaagacaACTGTGACATCTTCCAGAACCTCACCAAGAAGCAGAGGCAGACGCTGCGGAGAATGGTCATAGACATG GTGTTGGCGACCGACATGTCCAAACACATGAGCCTGCTGGCCGATCTGAAGACAATGGTGGAGACCAAGAAGGTGACGAGCTCCGGAGTCCTGCTGCTGGACAACTACACAGACAGGATGCAG gTTCTGAGGAACATGGTTCACTGTGCCGACCTGAGCAACCCGACCAAACCTCTGGAGCTGTACCGCCAGTGGACGGACAGGATCATGGACGAGTTCTTCcaccagggagacagagagagggagcgcgGGATGGAGATCAGCCCGAtgtgtgacaaacacacagcctCAGTGGAGAGAACACAG GTGGGCTTCATCGACTACATCGTCCACCCTCTGTGGGAGACGTGGGCCGACCTGGTCCACCCGGACGCCCAGGACATCCTTGACGTGCTTGAGGACAACAGGAACTGGTACCAAAGCATGATCCCCGAaagcccctcccctcccttctaCACAGAGGGGAGCCCAgacggggagggggaggggggacccGTGATGAGTAAATTTCAGTTTGAGCTGACgctggaggacgaggacgagcagGTGGGAGACGTGGAGGCCGGGATGATGGAGACCACCGACGGACATGATAATCTGACACTCCAGAGCCATCCCTCCGATGAGGATGGGGCCCCCCCGGCGGAAACCTAG
- the fzr1b gene encoding fizzy-related protein homolog isoform X1: MDQEYERRLLRQINHQNVPTEARLSKLRDGAADRVEQMVQCHHVVPVRSSVSRGVCVSATCSPVSVNSGDRFIPTRAGSNWSINFHYANENCRSPSQTHKAKDASSDSSKDTVAYAALLRNELLGAGIEMVSDLHTDDRRHTVLSQDSHGLFRYTVHTKRVPFDSDNEVSPYSLSPLSNKSHKLLRSPRKPARKISKIPFKVLDAPELQDDFYLNLVDWSAGNLLSVGLGACVYLWSACTSQVTRLCDLSVDGDSVTSVCWNERGSLVAVGTHKGYVQIWDAAGGRKLTSLEGHSARVGALAWNGEQLSSGSRDRVILQRDVRTPPSTERRLQGHRQEVCGLKWSPDHQHLASGGNDNKLLVWNSSSLLPVQQYSDHLAAVKAIAWSPHQHGLLVSGGGTADRCLRFWNTLTGQALQSTDTGSQVCNLAWSKHANELVSTHGYSQNQILVWKYPSLTQVAKLTGHSYRVLYLAVSPDGEAIVTGAGDETLRFWNVFSKTRCTKESKSVLNLFTRIR, from the exons ATGGACCAGGAGTACGAGAGGAGGCTGCTCCGGCAGATCAACCACCAGAACGTGCCCACAGAGGCCCGCCTGTCAAAG ttgCGGGATGGAGCCGCAGACCGAGTAGAACAGATGGTTCAGTGTCATCATGTGGTCCCGGTCCGGAGCAGTGTGAGCAGAGGTGTG TGTGTAAGTGCCACCTGCAGTCCTGTCAGTGTGAATTCAGGGGACCGCTTCATTCCCACCCGAGCTGGAAGCAACTGGAGCATCAACTTCCACTATGCTAAC GAGAACTGCCGCTCTCCCAGTCAGACCCACAAAGCAAAGGACGCCAGCTCAGACTCAAGCAAAG ACACTGTGGCGTACGCTGCCCTGCTGAGGAATGAGCTGCTAGGGGCAGGAATAGAGATGGTGTCAGACCTGCACACGGACGACCGGAGGCACACGGTCCTCTCTCAAGACTCTCATGGCCTTTTTAGG TACACTGTCCACACTAAGAGAGTGCCTTTCGATAGCGACAATGAAGTCTCACCATACTCCCTTTCTCCCCTCAGTAACAAGAG TCACAAGCTGCTCCGTTCTCCTCGCAAACCAGCACGGAAGATCTCCAAGATCCCCTTCAAAGTGCTGGACGCTCCGGAGCTGCAAGACGACTTCTACCTCAACCTGGTAGACTGGTCCGCGGGCAACCTGCTCAGCGTCGGCCTGGGGGCCTGCGTCTACCTGTGGAGTGCCTGCACCAGCCAG GTGACGAGGTTATGTGACCTCTCGGTGGATGGAGACTCGGTTACTTCAGTGTGTTGGAATGAGAGG GGAAGTCTGGTCGCCGTTGGAACCCATAAAGGTTACGTTCAGATCTGGGACGCAGCTGGAGGGAGGAAGCTGACCAGTCTGGAGGGTCACTCCGCCCGTGTAG GTGCCCTGGCATGGAACGGGGAGCAGCTGTCGTCGGGAAGTCGAGACAGAGTGATCCTCCAGCGGGACGTCAGGACCCCCCCTTCTACTGAGAGGAGGCTGCAGGGTCACAGGCAAGAAGTGTGTGGCCTCAAATGGTCTCCTGACCACCAGCACCTCGCATCCGGAGGCAACGACAATAAG TTACTGGTGTGGAACAGCTCCAGCTTGCTCCCAGTGCAGCAGTACAGTGACCACCTGGCAGCCGTGAAGGCCATCGCCTGGTCCCCCCACCAGCACGGGCTGCTGGTGTCGGGGGGCGGCACCGCGGACCGCTGCCTGCGCTTCTGGAACACACTGACGGGTCAGGCGCTGCAGAGCACAGACACCGGCTCCCAGGTCTGCAACTTGGCCTGGTCCAAACATGCCAATGAACTG GTGAGCACTCATGGCTACTCACAGAACCAGATCCTGGTGTGGAAGTATCCATCACTAACACAGGTGGCCAAGCTGACAGGACACTCGTACAGAGTGCTGTATCTG GCTGTGTCGCCTGACGGGGAGGCCATCGTAACAGGAGCTGGAGATGAAACACTACGTTTCTGGAACGTCTTCAGTAAGACACGCTGCACAAAG GAATCAAAGTCAGTGCTGAACCTCTTCACAAGAATACGATAG
- the fzr1b gene encoding fizzy-related protein homolog isoform X2, with protein sequence MDQEYERRLLRQINHQNVPTEARLSKCVSATCSPVSVNSGDRFIPTRAGSNWSINFHYANENCRSPSQTHKAKDASSDSSKDTVAYAALLRNELLGAGIEMVSDLHTDDRRHTVLSQDSHGLFRYTVHTKRVPFDSDNEVSPYSLSPLSNKSHKLLRSPRKPARKISKIPFKVLDAPELQDDFYLNLVDWSAGNLLSVGLGACVYLWSACTSQVTRLCDLSVDGDSVTSVCWNERGSLVAVGTHKGYVQIWDAAGGRKLTSLEGHSARVGALAWNGEQLSSGSRDRVILQRDVRTPPSTERRLQGHRQEVCGLKWSPDHQHLASGGNDNKLLVWNSSSLLPVQQYSDHLAAVKAIAWSPHQHGLLVSGGGTADRCLRFWNTLTGQALQSTDTGSQVCNLAWSKHANELVSTHGYSQNQILVWKYPSLTQVAKLTGHSYRVLYLAVSPDGEAIVTGAGDETLRFWNVFSKTRCTKESKSVLNLFTRIR encoded by the exons ATGGACCAGGAGTACGAGAGGAGGCTGCTCCGGCAGATCAACCACCAGAACGTGCCCACAGAGGCCCGCCTGTCAAAG TGTGTAAGTGCCACCTGCAGTCCTGTCAGTGTGAATTCAGGGGACCGCTTCATTCCCACCCGAGCTGGAAGCAACTGGAGCATCAACTTCCACTATGCTAAC GAGAACTGCCGCTCTCCCAGTCAGACCCACAAAGCAAAGGACGCCAGCTCAGACTCAAGCAAAG ACACTGTGGCGTACGCTGCCCTGCTGAGGAATGAGCTGCTAGGGGCAGGAATAGAGATGGTGTCAGACCTGCACACGGACGACCGGAGGCACACGGTCCTCTCTCAAGACTCTCATGGCCTTTTTAGG TACACTGTCCACACTAAGAGAGTGCCTTTCGATAGCGACAATGAAGTCTCACCATACTCCCTTTCTCCCCTCAGTAACAAGAG TCACAAGCTGCTCCGTTCTCCTCGCAAACCAGCACGGAAGATCTCCAAGATCCCCTTCAAAGTGCTGGACGCTCCGGAGCTGCAAGACGACTTCTACCTCAACCTGGTAGACTGGTCCGCGGGCAACCTGCTCAGCGTCGGCCTGGGGGCCTGCGTCTACCTGTGGAGTGCCTGCACCAGCCAG GTGACGAGGTTATGTGACCTCTCGGTGGATGGAGACTCGGTTACTTCAGTGTGTTGGAATGAGAGG GGAAGTCTGGTCGCCGTTGGAACCCATAAAGGTTACGTTCAGATCTGGGACGCAGCTGGAGGGAGGAAGCTGACCAGTCTGGAGGGTCACTCCGCCCGTGTAG GTGCCCTGGCATGGAACGGGGAGCAGCTGTCGTCGGGAAGTCGAGACAGAGTGATCCTCCAGCGGGACGTCAGGACCCCCCCTTCTACTGAGAGGAGGCTGCAGGGTCACAGGCAAGAAGTGTGTGGCCTCAAATGGTCTCCTGACCACCAGCACCTCGCATCCGGAGGCAACGACAATAAG TTACTGGTGTGGAACAGCTCCAGCTTGCTCCCAGTGCAGCAGTACAGTGACCACCTGGCAGCCGTGAAGGCCATCGCCTGGTCCCCCCACCAGCACGGGCTGCTGGTGTCGGGGGGCGGCACCGCGGACCGCTGCCTGCGCTTCTGGAACACACTGACGGGTCAGGCGCTGCAGAGCACAGACACCGGCTCCCAGGTCTGCAACTTGGCCTGGTCCAAACATGCCAATGAACTG GTGAGCACTCATGGCTACTCACAGAACCAGATCCTGGTGTGGAAGTATCCATCACTAACACAGGTGGCCAAGCTGACAGGACACTCGTACAGAGTGCTGTATCTG GCTGTGTCGCCTGACGGGGAGGCCATCGTAACAGGAGCTGGAGATGAAACACTACGTTTCTGGAACGTCTTCAGTAAGACACGCTGCACAAAG GAATCAAAGTCAGTGCTGAACCTCTTCACAAGAATACGATAG